A window of Ranitomeya variabilis isolate aRanVar5 chromosome 2, aRanVar5.hap1, whole genome shotgun sequence contains these coding sequences:
- the WDR45 gene encoding WD repeat domain phosphoinositide-interacting protein 4 — MAQQRGVNGLRFNQDQSCFCCAMETGVRIFNIEPLMEKGHLDVEQVGSVGQVEMLHRCNLLALVGGGSNPKFSDISVLIWDDSRDGKDKLVLEFTFTKPVLSVRLRADKIVIVVKNRIYVYSFPDNPTKLFEFDTRDNPKGLCDLCPSMEKQLLIFPGHKCGSLQLVDLCNAKPSSSSAPFTINAHQSELGCLAVNQQGTLVASASRKGTLIRLFDTQTREQLVELRRGTDPATLYCINFSHDSSFLCSSSDKGTVHIFALKDTKLNRRSALARVGKVGPMIGQYVDSQWSLASFTVPAESACICAFGRNTSKNVNSVIAVCVDGTFHKYVFTPEGNCNREAFDVYLDICDDDIF, encoded by the exons ATGGCTCAGCAGCGCGGCGTCAATGGGCTGCGGTTCAACCAGGACCAGA GCTGCTTCTGTTGTGCGATGGAGACGGGAGTGCGAATCTTTAACATCGAGCCTCTGATGGAGAAAGGACACCTGG ACGTGGAGCAGGTGGGCAGCGTCGGACAGGTGGAGATGCTGCACCGATGTAATCTGCTGGCGCTGGTGGGCGGCGGGAGTAACCCCAAATTTTCCGATATCTCAG TGCTGATCTGGGACGACTCGCGGGACGGAAAAGACAAACTGGTGCTGGAGTTCACATTCACCAAACCCGTGCTCAGCGTGCGATTGCGCGCCGACAA GATTGTCATCGTAGTGAAAAACCGGATTTACGTCTACTCCTTCCCAGACAACCCAACTAAGCTCTTTGAATTTGATACCAGAGACAACCCTAAAG GCCTGTGCGACCTCTGCCCCAGTATGGAGAAGCAGCTGTTAATCTTCCCAGGACACAAATGTGGCAGCTTACAGCTGGTG GATCTGTGTAACGCCAAACCCAGCAGCTCGTCCGCCCCGTTCACCATCAACGCCCACCAGAGTGAACTGGGCTGCCTAGCGGTCAACCAGCAGGGGACGCTGGTGGCTTCAGCCTCACGGAAAGGCACCTTAATACGGCTCTTCGACACCCAGACCAGGGAGCAACTGGTGGAACTACGGCGTGGTACCGACCCCGCCACTCTCTACTG TATTAACTTCAGCCACGACAGCTCCTTTCTGTGCAGTTCCAGCGATAAAGGAACGGTGCACATCTTTGCTCTGAAGGACACGAAGCTGAACCGTCGTTCTGC GTTGGCACGAGTTGGTAAAGTGGGTCCCATGATCGGCCAGTACGTGGATTCCCAGTGGAGTCTGGCCAGTTTCACCGTGCCCGCAGAGTCCGCCTGCATCTGTGCCTTCGGCAGGAACACTTCTAAGAATGTGAACTCTGTGATAG CCGTCTGTGTGGATGGAACGTTTCACAAATACGTCTTCACTCCGGAAGGGAACTGTAACCGCGAGGCCTTTGACGTCTATTTGGACATCTGCGATGATGATATTTTTTAA
- the LOC143809269 gene encoding RIB43A-like with coiled-coils protein 2, translating to MLLVTDLQDVQPDSIQSIRNRLRLVVPYQVFLAAMYKLDLPLDVKEVAAIERRRNKEQQRQSRIFNAKFRSIGVDVDALEKQVEERKTMERTEKAREEASDADRERDDKVALMLEQSEQKLCRDLHRAVQNYREQHQKPETRREYDLYDPDALKKERPARVSDDDPRCGAAGLQTFAGEDLGQKKRRQMQTDMTKRWLTGQMDERKKREAQQTYADNLHDRKCVELDERAEHLSRMEGECRKAVLMATDHFNQALALEVSERRRRHKEEEEDNNLAEIYNHLSGDILTENPAAAVSAFGPHRVVPDRWKGMSLEQLTAILDIQKQQCQEKQRLKEEEKQLNTEWDRQRTLAARAAMNLEQQEQEFSRETRKRLDGYNQQLSREQRAHQEYLDNVVYTNNPTAHYHSQFNTVSR from the exons ATGTTGCTGGTGACTGATCTCCAGGACGTGCAGCCTGATAGCATACAATCTATAAGAAACAGGCTGAGACTTGTAGTCCCATATCAG GTTTTCCTGGCAGCCATGTATAAGCTGGATCTCCCCTTAGACGTGAAGGAAGTCGCCGCCATTGAAAGGAGAAGAAACAAGGAACAGCAACGGCAGAGCCGAATCTTCAATGCCAAGTTCCGCAGCATCGGG GTGGATGTGGATGCTCTGGAGAAGCAGGTGGAGGAGAGGAAGACGATGGAGAGGACGGAGAAGGCTCGGGAGGAGGCGAGTG ATGCAGACAGAGAACGTGATGATAAAGTGGCTCTGATGCTGGAGCAGAGCGAGCAGAAACTGTGCCGGGATCTGCACCGGGCCGTCCAGAACTACAGGGAGCAACATCAGAAGCCCGAGACCCGGAGGGAATACGACCTGTACGACCCGGACGCCCTGAAGAAGGAGCGGCCGGCCCGAGTCAGCGACGACGACCCCAGATGTGGAGCCGCCGGCCTGCAGACGTTTGCTGGAGAAGACCTGGGCCAGAAGAAGCGGAGACAGATGCAGACGGATATGACCAAAAGATGGCTGACAGGGCAGATGGACGAGAGGAAGAAGAGGGAGGCGCAGCAAACGTATGCAG ATAACCTACATGACAGGAAATGCGTGGAGCTGGACGAGAGGGCCGAACACCTCAGCCGGATGGAGGGAGAGTGCCGGAAGGCAGTGCTCATGGCCACCGATCACTTCAATCAGGCCCTG GCGCTGGAGGTGTCAGAGCGAAGGAGACGacacaaggaggaggaggaagacaacaaCCTAGCGGAGATCTACAACCACCTGAGCGGAGACATACTGACGGAGAACCCCGCCGCCGCCGTCAGCGCCTTCGGGCCGCACCGTGTTGTGCCGGATCGTTGGAAGGGGATGAGTCTGGAGCAGCTCACAGCCATCTTAGATATTCAGAAGCAGCAATGCCAAGAGAAGCAG AGGCTGAAGGAAGAGGAGAAGCAGCTGAACACGGAGTGGGACAGGCAGCGAACACTGGCAGCGCGTGCCGCCATGAACTTGGAACAGCAAGAACAGGAATTCAGCAGAGAAACGAGGAAACGGCTGGACGGGTATAACCAGCAGCTGAGTCGGGAGCAGAGGGCACA CCAAGAGTATCTGGATAATGTGGTTTACACCAACAACCCCACTGCTCACTACCACAGTCAGTTCAACACTGTCAGCCGCTGA